GGAGAACCATTGAAGTTGTTTATAGAATTAtgtcagtgtttttaaaaaaaataaaataataaaagacaaaaattattaaatgaaaacctCAACAACATATCCCtgtaatcagttcaatggaaaggaggatgcgagaaccggcttgataatataaataatagtttaatataaaactgaagcaaaagacaaacacacacatgacggacatgtccgtaaacaatctctctctcgttgcaccactgtctgccatcggcctttatccctctcggaggcttaattagcctgataagggccattcctccctcattctcgcaggctggggagcccccgacCTGACGtacacaccccccccccccctttccttgggggagggcgtgctttaagcccggtctgccggcaggtcatccccatctacatGGAtgaggggggtacttcctgtaacagtgtagtaccccccaaaaaacactgtaaatgagagggaaaaggccaacgcagagtggcagtgatagagagagagagaggagagagagatggaaaaaaaaaaacctactcgctgtttctccgatacaccgtcgcatggtcctcgatcacttctccaccctctcaggcggataacagccgcttctccccgggcggaccggagtcagactcacgacccccgccGGTCAGAACGACCCTCCatgttctcggcgactcgtgggaacactcctccgcccctggcagctgccttaccgctccaggcggtcggggagacacttccctcctcccctcgcggacggcggtcttccttcgacccctccgcatttctgggggatggcagggctctcctccgcccctggcagcggctccatcactccaggcagtcggggagtccagtccctactcgcctcgcggacggcggccgttcaccgtgACCGGGCGGttggtctactccctcccctggtggatggcagcggcgctcccctgggtggacggcagtgttgaggactctgcgacgggcatccctcctccctccttccgaggtttcggcaccagtgtaatcagttcaatggaaaggaggaggcgagaaccggcttgaaactgaagcaaaagacaaacacacacgacggacatgtccgtaaacgatctctctctcgtcgcaccaccgtctgccatctgcctttatccctctcggatgcttaattagcctgataagagaccaggtgtgtataatcacaaccccgCCCTCGGCCCTGCCACAATCCCGAACCGctgcctcgtcattattttcttcagTGTTCTCCTctgttgtgtgcaaatcagtgcaattatgggtgcgAGCTCCTCTTTCATGTTGTTAATTGGCTTCTTATCGTGAATAAACTCTCCTGTTGatatgtgtgtgggtttgtgaaagaatttcgggatcgtagtttcattcgggcacaaatggtcatgtgtttgatacagctggtctacAAACAGCCATGTTTGTGCACTTGattagtgtatgcacttaacttgcgtctttgtttccacatctgtctttggcacGCACTactgctctgccgtgatttaaactgaactctgaatcgattctgattcttttgcaTCGCTGAAATGATTTTTTCCAACAGCTTTAATATAGATAATTGAGCGTTTATTGACCTAATGCTGGTACGTTTAGTCTTCACACTTATTCCAAgtggtgttcttttttttttctaaaatatgaatatgaaaaatGACCTAGTCTCATAAAATGAACGTTATTGTAACTTCATTTTTGCGAACTGACTTTTACATACCGAATTCTACATTTCGgcgcagttttctggtgaaattaacacaaggcgctacaacaactgtgcattttattcactttcacacaaatcatgagtactgctgattatgactttataagcaCTTCATTTTTCACACCATTACACACACTGCTTTATGATATATAAAAAAACGTTTACAATAATGCATAATTTGAGAAACAATCATTAAAACCTGCATGTAATATtctccccaaaattaaaattctctcatcatttactcaccctcatgccatcccagatgtgtatgacttactatctttagcagaatacatttttagaagaatatctcagctctgtaggtcctcataaatgcaagtgaattgtgatcagacatttgtagctccaaaaatctcataaaTGAAACATGGTAATCTATAATTCCCCAGTGTttacatccatatcttcagaagcgatataatggGTGTGAGtgggaaacagaccaaaatttctgtcctttttttactcttaaTCTACGCTTTTAGATGTGAAGGTGAAACTAAAccggcaccacatgtgactttcagctGAAATGGGAAGTTTTATAAATtttaaactgtttctcacccacacccatcttgtgaagatatggattacttcAATGTTTACTTTGTTGGGGTATTTACACTGGGGAATTATAGATTACCATgtttcatttatgtgatttttggagctacaaatgtctgatcacaattcacttgcattttttgaggacctacagagctgagatattcttctaaaaatgtgttctgctaaagatagtaagtcatacaaatctgagatggcatgagggtgagtaaatgatgagagcattttcatttttgggtgaactattcctttaaaagcctTGTCTGtttacaacaccatttcactcacttttgccCCCCAcccactggacatttcagtgggaaactgcagccaaaggTGTAAAGCATGTACTTTTTCAAATATGTTGCAatggtcacgtaatgttcatAAATCAGGACTGGAAAAATGTCACTAGAAACATTGATTCTTGTCATGAGAATATAAATACAGTATCATGAGTTTAAATATCACAATATGCTCTACTCAAGACTTGTACTGTATTGGACTTGTACTGTGTTGTGGTGTAAGACaccactggggcagtggtggctcagtggttgaggctcagggttactgaccagaaggttgggggttcaagccccagcaccaccaagatgccactgttgggcccttgagcaaggcacttaactccaggttgctccggggggactgtccctgtaataagtgcactgtaagtcgctttggataaaagcgtctgccaaatgcataaatataaatgtaaatgtactgaaccACTTCAACACTCCAGATTATCCAGTGTAATTGCAGCTACTCTCATGGCTTTGCATTGAAGGATAGCAAACAACCACCATCAGTTACACCATTCCATGCAATGGCTTGTTTCAGCCCTAACTAGCGAGAGAGCGTGTGCGGAATGTGAGGGGGAGAACTGAGAATAATATTTACATCTGAAAATAGAACCAAAGCTAAAGATTTAAACCAGACATATTGTTGATTGGCTTCTCTCACACAGAGCtctgtctttatctgtcactgCCGCCCCAGTGAAGATCAGATTTAGTCCTGTGCTCCTTTATACTCTGCTCAGTTTGCCTCTGTCAGATAATTGCTACATTGAAACGGCTCCATTCACAGATGTTATCATGCATAATTGCtctaaatttgattttaatagaGGTGCTGTCTCATAAGGTACACAATTTCAATGTTATTGTAATGTAGATTACGTTGAAGGCATGATTTTAGATCAGAAGATCAGATCCTTTCTGTCTATTATTTTACATTCACTGTCTTATCTAACATCACTCCCTATCTCTTTCCATCCAGGTACTATAGGCTTTTTTGCCTGCTTCTGGTTTGTAAATAAAATCTACAGTGTGCTGAAAGTGGACTAAGGGAAGgatatttgtaaaacatataaTCTTTATACGGATCAGTGGATGGACATCTGAAGAGACATTGAAGGGAAAGAAAACATTTCAAAGGAATAAGAAAACACCTCTTTCTTAACTAATGCGTGGCTAAACTGTCTGTATTTCACTTGGGTTTTATAGGGATTGATTTTCCAAAAAGAAacattctgccataatttacttcTTTTCATGTTGTTCTTTTCATGTTGTTCCACTCCTgtataagtaaatgatgacagaatttccattttccCATTCAATTTGCACACTTACCTCCAAAGAAATGTCTTAGTGCTTTGCTTGTCTCATGTTGTCTAGAACTTCAATCTATTTTCTAAACAGTATACTGAGAGCAGAAGCCCATATCTTTTGTATAAAGTTAAGTCAAATGCTTTTATAATGAAACCCAAATGTactatttgttttacttatttttttatattcatttgaatatttaacacaattatttaTATCTGTccattgtttttagttttttttaaatgtttcatctGTATATAATTTGCTCAGAAAGGTCAGTCATAGGGCGCAATTTATTAGATTTGTGAACCCACCACATTGCCTCTGATGTCATCTATTGGTGGATATAAATAATGACTGTTAGTATGTTCTCATTATCAAAATAGTGTTATTCTGTTCATTTTGTTATGGTTTTATCTCTTTGACACATTGTTTTAATGGAATGAAGggaataaaagaatggttaaatAGCACATCTTTAGTTATAGGGCATTTTTATACAAGTAATAATGTCTTAACAATGGGAGATATTTAGTGCTTTTATACTTTGTAAATTATTCAAATGTGAGTTCAGAAATGGCAAGGTCATTCCATAATAAAACATATACATGTTTGCACATTTTGTTTCTAAATCCCCACAGAATGTACTGAGCTTTATCAAGTCTTATGAGGTATATATACATCAACATTCTtcaccatgaaaaaaaaaacattttatatatatatataacataaacaGTCTGGTGTGAGATTTAAAGTAAACTTTATTCCATGTTTCAGCTGACTGGTTAAATCTCTTAAAAATCTGATTTTCTACAGTGTCGCAAGTGCTGCAGACATCAATGGAAATGGCAATTGCAAATGTCTATGGTGTATTGTATTACAGCACTCattggtttcaaagcattttctggCTGTAGCCGAATGGCAAATTTGAGTCATGAATGTTAACAGTTTAAATCTATTTACTTCTAAACATCCCAGACAGTTCTACTTTGTATGGGTAAAACTGCACAAGAGAGGTTCAAGGGATacgttacccaaaaatgaaactagCCCTCACCAGGATAAGCTAGGAGGGCAATGCCctcactgtaaaatttaaaaaaggCAACCAGCTTCAAAGCATTTTTGAGTTTACTCAACTTCAGGCAAATTAGTTTTTACCAATTTAACAATTCCATTTGGATCTCAAGATCCATGAACTTAATACAATAAGTTCAGCAAActcaaaacgtttttttttacagctgtccataattttcagtatttttgaaaacaatataatatatatatttatatgtagatCTATATTTCGGCATAGCCTAAGATCATGTATCAACCCTACCAAAATGGTGGTGTAGGATAAAAGTACTTACAACTTTTAGAAGTTGAATCAACTACATAAATAAAGATACTCCATAAAGTGACTTTAAACAAAACTATTGTAAAACTTTTTAcagcaaaacataattaaaaacacacaaagagcaaaaaacattattaattcaAATCAGATTATTTACAAATTGTTTAAGTTGGAACGCATTGACCAAACGCACATAAATAAATTCAAGAGCAGGGGATTGTGGGTAGTGTCTTCAGCTACAATGCTTCTCCGTTGGGCATGCTCATTAGCAGACACAACAACATGAAGTTCATAGTGCTCAGCCTTACAAAGTTCAATCAGATTTTGACCCATGAATTTTGACTCAAGACCTTTCCAAGACTTTAACAAATGGATAACATCATCAAAGATATGAGTCGAATTCGAAGTTTTAAATTCCCACATATTTCCTGATTTTCTGTGGTAGAGCCTGGCTTTTTAGACTTACAACAGTGAAATTTAAACTTCCATTTCACAGAGGTGTACAAGGTTTCAAATAGGGGTGTGTTGGAGAGTCagtgatcaaactgagcatgctcaaaagcctGTATGTTCTACCATCACCACCAGACTTGATATTGTATgtgttcactgtttcaaaatgtaAGTTGTGTAATTGATTGTTTTAAGTAAACTCACATTTTTCGAAATTAGATTGTTcaattaacttttaaaattgaGCTTGTCTGACAAAACTgaagttggattttttttttacagtgctccCTTAGACCCAGCCATATTTTTCAGTGTCAGGGTATTTAATATTATGCAGAGACCATGTTCAATTTATCTAAAGAGGCACTCTTAAATCGAGCTGACAGTTCTCACTGGTTAAAAGGTAAAAAGGAGAGTTGGAATATCataataaaatacactttaaattattattattattatttatttattattatttttttttttacagtttttaccaATACATGTTACATATTCCCCCTGTATGTATTTCAAAATGACaggaacattttattaaaatgtgatttaaaaaaaaaaaatctgtataaatGGGATTCATTTAATATCTGTTTTGTAACagctttaaaattacaattttaacaaaattaacagtaaaaataaagtattctTTATTGACAAAAGTAGCATTATTTTCTCTAAATTTACCAAAAACAATTGCTTTAGTTATATGGCAATATATCACTGTCAAATACTTAAAAACTActgttaataatacattttaaaaaattaaaattgcaaGAAAATATATGACAAAAGGAAGACATACTTAGTAATTTTGCATAATGTAAGCACTactttacatacatacacacagggtGAACACAGGTTTGACTATCCTATGAGACAGTTACAAACTAAATTTGATCAGATTTGGACTTTCACTACTTATCactacatttatattcatttaaatatttgtattgttaaatAAGTCCATTTTATGTTATAAAAACATgtgtaaacacatacaaacttcAATAGAAAAGTTAATAACTGCATTTAtgcttccttacatttatatgacATGTAAATCAAGCATAAATTACCCATTATTATCATTCCAAAATACAATGTATAACGACAATTAAAAAGGATTTGACCTGAATGAACAAAATTAACTTATTGTGTATTGAAAGAATCAAATACAAATTTTACGTAATGTGCAAAATAACGTCAAAATTAAAAACGTTAAAATAATGAACTGAAACACACACCTTTATTGTCGTTTAAGCTAAATTCATTTTGACATAATATCTACATATTTATTGAACCGTACGCGAAAAAAATCGGTTTGCATGTATTTCAGGTTTAGGCCCTACATGCAGCTTCTAATTCGAGGAGTTTCATTTGGACAAGGAACACACTTTTCCTCCATCAACATGTTCGCTGCTGTCCGAGTGGATTCAAAAGCAAGTCATTTCAAGTTCAATCATATCTTCTATTGTTACTTTTGTAATACGGGAACTACACAAATTACATTGAGATGCATTTACATAAATATCGCAAACAGTGGTTAAGGACGGAGGCTCCTTAATGATGGAAGGTGGAAGGAGACTACAGCAAGTTGCAGGTAACCGAAGTAAACTCTTAGTTTAACTTCTGTTTAATTATGATATTTTAGGATATGTAGAATACAAAACGAACAGCAATAGAGCTAAAGAGCGTTTTGTCCATCTACAAGATATTCTTTTTAACTAAACAGCTCCTCGGTGGATCGACAGATGTACAATTTCTACATTATACAGGCATTTTAACATTGAGGAATTTTTGTTTAGTGGAGTTAGCCTGTGATTCTTTAGATAAAATTGCAAAAATTTAGATAAATCATTTAACTGTTCTTATATGCCATTCGTTTTTCTCCCCATTCTAAACTTGCTACAGTCTTCGTTGATGAATTTATATCGCCAGAAGGCATTGTAGAATGAAAAGACTTCTCGTGAACTTGCTGAGATTCTCTTGATTTGTTACTTAAGGTATAGTCTTAGTTGTTTAGGATTGTTCTGTGGTTCAAAAAACCTTGATTTTACATGGAATAATTTGAGTCTCTCCCAAACTTAAACGGAtgattcactcaaaaataaaacctctctcatttactgaccctcatgtcatttcagatgtgtatcCATATTTCTCCTGTAGCTACACAAGAtatttagaagactatctcagcactgtcagtccatacaatgcaagtgaaaggataCCAAAATTTGaaactacaaaaagcacataaaggcagcataaaagtaatctgtggtttaatccatgtcataagaagtgatatgatgggtgtgtgtgagaaacagatcaatatttgagtacTTTTTTAACTAACGCTTCAGAAGATgcatatttaaccactggagttgtatagattagttcacccaaaaatgaaaattctctcatttactcaccctcatgccatcccagatgtgtatgacttcctttctgctgcagaacacaaattatgtgatttttaaaataatttttcagctctgttggtccattcaattcaagtgaatgatagttgataaaagtaatccattcaactcaatGTCTTCTGAGGTAATCCAGgatgttttgggtgagaactacAGTGTACCTGAGTGAGATCCTTGGCTCATTGACTGCtcttgggtgaatctcacaaaaaccaGCCCagttcacatttcaccccaaaataaaaaaaatatatatagagagagagagagagagagagagattttgcataaagaaagtgAAGCATGTATGATGCAAGACCTTATTTAActtgaatttttacatttaaaacacttttaattCCAGAGAACTTTGATTCCAGTTACAATGATTTAGTTGTATAGCAAATTTAATATGTATGCTTAGAAAAATAGACACAAAATCTCTCCACATGTATTCTAAACTGTGAAAATTAAGTTTCAAAACAACATATAgaatgtgttctgtctttaaattgTAAACTTTTATAGCAATACATTTCCACTTTTAAATGGATGTACagaaatacaatttattatacaCACACTACTATACAATACTATATAGTCAATACTATATACTGTCTCATACAATTATTTTTCCAGCAGATTTCTTAATATTATTcctgaaataaataaagaatttaatTGAGAGCTCAATACATTTACACTTACCCACATATTGGCCTCAAATGCTTGTTGGAATGTCAAGAATTTTATAAACTTTTATGgttgtctttaaagggatagttcaaccaaaaataaaaattctctcaacatttactcaccctcatgtcatcccagatgtgtatgactttctttcttcagcagaactcaaacaaatttttttagaagaatatttcacctctgttggtccatacaacgcaagtgaatggataccaaatttgaagatccaaaaagcacataaaggcaacataaaagtcatctagtggttaaatctgtattaCTGTATTTGTATTCTaccgaagaaagaaagtaatatacatcttggatggcacgagtttgagtaaattatgagagaattttaattttttgggtgaataattTCTGTAAAAACAGACCTTGTTTCCAGTCTGTTTAACCATTATGACAGCACACAGTAGAATGTAGATTTTTACCACTTTCCCATACAAAGATTAAATATTACCCTTAACTAAAATTAACTTTAATAGTCTATTAATGTTGGCATGCATTTCAATAGTTCCTGACAAAACTGTATACAGGAAACCACCAGGACAATTGTCATTGTTGTTTTTGTGCAACATATATGAATCATACTGTACGTCCATAGCATAACCAACATATTTGAATAAAATTACAGTGTGTTCAGCTATGTATTCAGATTCTGTTAAAAGGCACATTCACTTTAAAAATTGTGCCCATGTGGAAACTGTCTGAAGCCACCAATAAATATTGTATAAACTGTATATCCAATACTGTTTCTCATGGTTGGTTGTCGCTGTGCACAGTGAGCTCCTTCTCTGAGCTCAGACTGATGGAGGTGGTCTCCTTGCGGCTGTCTTtatacctcctctctgtaggcgaAGAGGTGGTGGTCCCTTCCTCCCAGGTGCGAAGAGGGCACACACGGGCCACCTGGCTTGACAGATGGGTATGTGCCATGTGTCCATCCGTCACTGTGAAGCAGTTGTCCACAGCGGAGCCTTGACTAATACGGCCCTGTCCGCACAAAGGCCCACAAAGCAGGGCCAGGAACTCCTTGCGTACACTGCGGTGCATGTAGCCGTATATGTAAGGGTGTAAGCAGCACTGCAGGAAGAAGAGAATGAGAGCCATCGAGGCCAACCAGGGAGGCACTGCTGCACTGGAGTTAATGGATATTGTGCTCAGAACACTGTACGGGCCCATGCTGAGCACGTAGGACGCCATGATGACAAACACCACCCGCGCTGCCTTGCAGTGATAGTGAAAGCGTCTGTGGCGTGTCCTGATCGGGTAggttgctgagaaaggccccacTGGCTGGGGCTGATGCCTTTGGGGACTAGAACAGGGCGCTTGGGAATCTGGTGGCGGGTTTGACTGGATGGGGTGTACAAGAGCGTTTTGTCGTCTCGCCGCCCTAAACACCATCCAGTAGCAGCAAAGCATGATCACAACAGGCAGCCAGAATGAGAGTGCAGACACCACTGCTGAATAGGAATAGCTTGAGGACCACACCACTGTGCAGATGTTGTGGTGGCGGTCAAACTGAATTGCTCCCCATCCGTAAAGCGGCGGTGTGCTCTGAAGCAGGCTGAGAAGCCATGTGAGAGCTATCAGGTTGGTGCCCAGATGGGGTGTCATGCGGGTGGGGTATGACAGCGGGTGGATGATGGCAAGGTAGCGGTCCACGGACACCACGATGATGGTGTTCACACCGGCAAATGCAAACAGGTGCATGAGCACTACAAGAGCCTGGCACAGACGGGCATCCAGCGGCCAGACCTCGGGCACAGTGGCGGCGATGGCAAAGGGCATGACCAGCACCGTCTGCAGTAGGTCAGCCAGAAGCAGATTTAGCACAAAGCGGTTGGCGACATGGAGTAGCTGTGGCTTGCGCTGAAATACCAGCAGCACCACCACATTTCCAAAAAGCGAGGTGCACACGATCACCGAGATGAGCACCATCTTCACCATGCTGTTCAGCTTAGAGGGTGACAGGGGTGCACCAGGATCCCAGGGCACTGTGCTGGTGTTACTGTCCAGTCCAGGAGGTAGAGAGGTGGGCATGGTGACAGAGATAACGCATTAGGAGAATTCGGATATCACCAAACCTAAGGATCTGTCGATTAATCGGTCACTGTTTGCACCTTGAGAGAGGAGGCAACAGATGAGACAAGTGCTCAGTAAGGTCTATCCATGCTGATCATCCCTCTTTAATAAGTGTTCTCTCTTGCCAATTCTGTAATAATATTTAAGCCACAGCTTTGGATGAGCCATTGTGTTCAGAACACCACTGAATACATAGACAACAGATGTTTAGTCAATAGTTAACCGCGCGATAAAAGTGACGCTGATTTCTGTGCAATGCAAATCTCATGCACATATTAACAATGAATGGGGACATTTACCGTGTGACGATCACTGAACACGCAGCATCCCGTCGTTGTCTCTGCTCGAATGGCTGTCGGTTTTCAGTCGTGTGTACTCCGTCTTTTGTGTCCGTCTGATTTCTCTCACCATGGGTAGGGCTACAGTGATGTTCTCCCATTTTCGTCTTCTCTGTGTAATCAATGGCAGCCGCCGCGTCCTTTCAGCTCAGCTCCAGTCTCAGTGTGAGGACCTCCTTCAGAGATGAAGAATCTTCAGTCAGCTAAGCGCTCGCTTCTCATGTCAGAGCTGATGTTCTTTTTATAAACCGCTGTGGATTGCTGTAGCCAGCTTGTGAACACGCGGTCCAAACGATATAGCAATGCCACAGCGGTTACACGAATATCGGAGCCTAGGAGTGCTGTCCGCCTTCACTAAACCATTCTGCTCATAGGACAATAGATAATTGAAACACACTCACCATACGTTTATgtatatgacacacacacacacacacacacacacacacacacacacacacacacacacacacacacacacacacacacacacacattctatcccctaaacctaaccctcacagaaaactttctgcatttttgcatttttaaaaaaacattgtttagtatgatttttaagtgatttgaattatggggacactggaaatgtcctcatataccacatttatagcataatacccttgtaattactagtttgtaacctaaaattatttcctcgtaaaccacccaaaccctcatttttttttatttaaatctagacaggccccatttccagcagccatcactcccaacaccttat
This region of Xyrauchen texanus isolate HMW12.3.18 chromosome 23, RBS_HiC_50CHRs, whole genome shotgun sequence genomic DNA includes:
- the LOC127663448 gene encoding probable G-protein coupled receptor 101, which encodes MPTSLPPGLDSNTSTVPWDPGAPLSPSKLNSMVKMVLISVIVCTSLFGNVVVLLVFQRKPQLLHVANRFVLNLLLADLLQTVLVMPFAIAATVPEVWPLDARLCQALVVLMHLFAFAGVNTIIVVSVDRYLAIIHPLSYPTRMTPHLGTNLIALTWLLSLLQSTPPLYGWGAIQFDRHHNICTVVWSSSYSYSAVVSALSFWLPVVIMLCCYWMVFRAARRQNALVHPIQSNPPPDSQAPCSSPQRHQPQPVGPFSATYPIRTRHRRFHYHCKAARVVFVIMASYVLSMGPYSVLSTISINSSAAVPPWLASMALILFFLQCCLHPYIYGYMHRSVRKEFLALLCGPLCGQGRISQGSAVDNCFTVTDGHMAHTHLSSQVARVCPLRTWEEGTTTSSPTERRYKDSRKETTSISLSSEKELTVHSDNQP